The Sphingomonas astaxanthinifaciens DSM 22298 genome has a segment encoding these proteins:
- the coaD gene encoding pantetheine-phosphate adenylyltransferase: protein MTARTAVYPGTFDPITLGHLDIIRRGARLADRLVIGVTTNPSKTPLFSTEERIAAVRRETADIANIEVVGFDALLMDFAEAQGASMILRGLRAVADFEYEYQMAGMNQQLNDRIETVFLMADVCLQPIASRLVKEIARYGGAIDKFVTPGVAAEVAARLGQEGQRENHE from the coding sequence GTGACCGCCCGCACCGCCGTCTATCCCGGCACCTTCGATCCGATCACCCTCGGCCACCTCGACATCATCCGGCGCGGCGCGCGGCTGGCGGACCGGCTGGTGATCGGGGTCACCACCAATCCGTCCAAGACGCCGCTCTTCTCGACTGAGGAGCGGATCGCCGCCGTCCGGCGCGAGACCGCCGACATCGCCAATATCGAGGTGGTCGGCTTCGACGCGCTGCTGATGGACTTCGCCGAGGCGCAGGGGGCGAGCATGATCCTGCGCGGCCTGCGCGCGGTCGCCGACTTCGAATACGAATATCAGATGGCCGGCATGAACCAGCAGCTCAATGACCGGATCGAGACGGTCTTCCTGATGGCCGACGTCTGCCTCCAGCCGATCGCGTCAAGGCTGGTGAAAGAAATCGCGCGCTACGGCGGCGCCATCGACAAGTTCGTCACGCCTGGCGTCGCGGCCGAAGTTGCCGCGCGGCTGGGGCAAGAGGGCCAAAGGGAAAACCACGAATGA
- a CDS encoding NAD(P)H-quinone oxidoreductase, whose product MDLPDVMTAIEVSAPGGPEVLRPINRPVPVPGPGELLVRVAAAGVNRPDVLQRRGVYPPPPGASDIPGLEIAGEVVAAGEGATHLIGTNVCALVAGGGYADYAIAPAGTALPVPEGLPLAEAAALPETLFTVWINLFERGFATEGEWALIHGGTSGIGTMAIALCKLFGVKAIVTCGSDDKCAAALALGAAAAINYKTEDFAERARALTGGAGVNVVLDMVGGDYIPKNLSVLAEDGRHVSIATQRGVSAEVSFLDVMRRRLTLTGSTLRPRSLAFKTLVAEELRRTVWPFVESGQLRPVMDRTFPLAEAAAAHARMEAGDHVGKIVLVTP is encoded by the coding sequence ATGGACCTGCCTGACGTCATGACGGCCATCGAGGTGAGCGCGCCGGGCGGACCCGAGGTGCTTCGGCCGATCAACAGGCCGGTGCCGGTTCCGGGTCCGGGCGAGCTGCTCGTCCGGGTCGCCGCGGCCGGGGTCAACCGGCCCGACGTGCTCCAGCGCCGCGGTGTCTATCCGCCGCCGCCGGGCGCGTCCGACATTCCGGGCCTCGAGATTGCCGGCGAGGTGGTCGCGGCGGGCGAGGGGGCGACCCATCTCATCGGCACCAATGTCTGCGCGCTGGTCGCGGGCGGGGGCTATGCCGATTATGCCATCGCGCCCGCCGGGACCGCGCTGCCCGTTCCCGAGGGCCTGCCGCTGGCCGAGGCGGCGGCGCTTCCCGAGACCTTGTTCACCGTCTGGATCAACCTGTTCGAGCGCGGCTTCGCGACCGAGGGCGAGTGGGCGCTGATCCACGGCGGGACCAGCGGGATCGGCACCATGGCGATCGCGCTCTGCAAGCTGTTCGGGGTCAAGGCGATCGTCACCTGCGGCAGCGACGACAAATGCGCGGCGGCGCTGGCGCTCGGCGCGGCCGCGGCGATCAATTACAAGACCGAGGATTTCGCCGAACGCGCCCGCGCGCTGACCGGCGGGGCGGGGGTCAATGTCGTCCTCGACATGGTCGGCGGCGACTACATTCCGAAGAACCTGTCGGTCCTCGCCGAGGACGGCCGCCACGTCTCGATCGCGACCCAGCGCGGGGTCAGCGCCGAGGTCAGCTTCCTCGACGTCATGCGCCGCCGGCTCACGCTCACCGGCTCGACGCTCCGCCCGCGCAGCCTCGCCTTCAAGACCCTCGTCGCCGAGGAACTGCGGCGCACCGTCTGGCCGTTCGTCGAGAGCGGCCAGCTCCGCCCGGTGATGGACCGCACCTTCCCCCTCGCCGAGGCCGCCGCCGCCCACGCCCGGATGGAAGCGGGCGACCACGTCGGCAAGATCGTCCTCGTCACGCCCTAG
- a CDS encoding glycosyltransferase, with protein MARIAFICPPFAAHVASFRALGEELIRRGHEPFFLLNAGAQAATGDIPVHHVPARAHDPDAAEVLARAENPKGVLATLRTIADSAAMTDQLCAGGVEVLREAGADAIVGDQMEPAGFLLAGAHRLPFCGLAAAVPIDPAPGVPLPFLDWPYQPEEVAKLRRTAAIGDALSRRQNKVIADWAARFGLAPAARLSDCLGTTQIAQMIPALDFPRPEPLPFVPVGPLRRPEELVDVPLPFIRPADRPLVFATMGTMLGGEMKVWRALAEACRQAGAALVIAHGGRLSEQQVAGFGVHHAADFLPYRAVMKAADLVITHGGSNTVLDALASGTPLLVRPVGFDQPGNLARIRHHGLGEKLASLRKPGEIAAQIRRVIGDAQVKANVARVAAALAGTGGAVAGAEVVETLL; from the coding sequence TTGGCGAGGATTGCGTTCATCTGCCCGCCCTTCGCGGCGCATGTGGCGAGCTTCCGCGCGCTGGGCGAGGAGCTCATCCGGCGGGGGCACGAGCCCTTCTTCCTGCTGAACGCGGGCGCGCAGGCAGCGACGGGGGATATTCCCGTCCACCATGTGCCCGCGCGGGCGCACGATCCCGACGCGGCCGAGGTGCTGGCCCGGGCCGAGAACCCCAAAGGCGTGCTCGCCACGCTCCGCACCATCGCCGACAGCGCGGCCATGACCGACCAGCTCTGCGCAGGAGGGGTCGAGGTCCTGCGCGAGGCTGGGGCCGACGCGATCGTCGGCGACCAGATGGAGCCGGCGGGCTTCCTGCTCGCCGGCGCGCACCGCCTGCCCTTCTGCGGGCTCGCCGCCGCGGTCCCGATCGACCCCGCCCCGGGCGTGCCCCTGCCCTTCCTCGACTGGCCCTACCAGCCGGAGGAGGTGGCGAAGCTGCGCCGCACCGCCGCGATCGGCGACGCTTTGAGCCGGCGGCAGAACAAGGTGATCGCCGACTGGGCGGCGCGCTTCGGCCTCGCCCCCGCGGCGCGGCTGAGCGACTGCCTCGGCACCACGCAGATCGCGCAGATGATCCCCGCGCTCGACTTTCCCCGGCCCGAGCCCCTGCCGTTCGTGCCGGTCGGCCCGCTGCGGCGCCCCGAAGAACTGGTCGACGTCCCCCTGCCCTTTATCCGTCCGGCCGACCGCCCGCTCGTCTTTGCGACCATGGGGACGATGCTCGGCGGTGAGATGAAGGTGTGGCGAGCGCTGGCCGAGGCGTGCCGTCAGGCCGGCGCGGCGCTGGTGATCGCGCATGGCGGGCGGCTGTCCGAGCAGCAGGTCGCGGGTTTCGGCGTCCATCACGCCGCCGACTTCCTCCCCTATCGCGCGGTGATGAAGGCCGCCGATCTCGTCATCACTCATGGTGGAAGCAACACCGTCCTCGATGCGCTTGCCAGCGGGACCCCGCTGCTGGTCCGCCCGGTCGGTTTCGACCAGCCCGGCAACCTCGCGCGCATCCGTCATCACGGGCTCGGCGAGAAGCTGGCGAGCCTGCGCAAACCGGGAGAGATTGCCGCGCAGATCCGGCGGGTGATCGGCGACGCCCAGGTGAAGGCCAATGTCGCACGGGTCGCTGCGGCGCTGGCCGGGACCGGGGGCGCGGTAGCGGGCGCCGAGGTGGTCGAAACCCTGCTCTAG
- a CDS encoding metalloregulator ArsR/SmtB family transcription factor has protein sequence MDKIFEALASTPRRKILAYLAEAELTAGEIASRFDMTKSAVSQHLGVLENAGLVTSEKRGQYVHYRLVPDHLANALNGYLQVVCPVSRPLKRESAALAAKKKAD, from the coding sequence GTGGACAAGATTTTCGAAGCACTGGCCTCGACCCCGAGGCGCAAGATCCTCGCCTATCTCGCGGAGGCCGAGCTGACCGCGGGTGAGATCGCCTCGCGCTTCGACATGACCAAGTCGGCGGTGTCGCAGCATCTGGGTGTGCTCGAGAATGCGGGCCTCGTGACCAGCGAAAAGCGCGGGCAATATGTCCACTATCGGCTGGTGCCCGACCATCTCGCCAATGCGCTCAATGGCTATCTGCAGGTCGTCTGCCCGGTCTCGCGCCCCCTCAAGCGCGAAAGCGCGGCACTGGCGGCTAAGAAGAAAGCCGACTAG
- a CDS encoding DUF1013 domain-containing protein: protein MPHATAAWLVDNSALTFEQIAEFCGLHILEVQAIADDTAATKLTGRDPLRSGELTHDEIEKGQADPDYRLRMHKAPEAVTRTKGPRYTPVSKRQDKPDGIAWIIKNHPEVSDGAIGKLIGTTRTTIAAIRDRSHWNIANIQPKDPVTLGLTSQRELDAAVAKAQKAAGIEQVDDGRLDTDRASLIEQLRAEREQHARDAEAAAIESQRDEHGLAPGEIMPGVQDPFRKVSE, encoded by the coding sequence ATGCCCCATGCGACCGCCGCCTGGCTGGTCGACAACAGCGCGCTGACCTTCGAGCAGATCGCCGAATTCTGCGGCCTCCACATCCTCGAGGTGCAGGCGATCGCCGACGACACCGCGGCGACCAAGCTGACCGGGCGCGATCCGCTGCGCTCGGGCGAGCTCACCCACGACGAGATCGAGAAGGGGCAGGCCGACCCCGACTATCGCCTCCGGATGCACAAGGCGCCCGAAGCCGTCACCCGCACCAAGGGCCCGCGCTACACGCCGGTTTCCAAGCGCCAGGACAAGCCCGACGGAATCGCCTGGATCATCAAGAACCATCCCGAGGTCTCGGACGGCGCGATCGGCAAGCTCATCGGCACCACCCGCACCACCATCGCCGCGATCCGCGACCGCAGCCACTGGAACATCGCCAACATCCAGCCCAAGGACCCGGTGACGCTCGGCCTCACCAGCCAGCGCGAACTGGATGCCGCGGTCGCCAAGGCGCAGAAGGCGGCGGGGATCGAGCAGGTCGACGACGGCCGTCTCGACACCGACCGCGCCAGCCTGATCGAGCAGCTCCGCGCCGAGCGCGAGCAGCACGCCCGCGACGCCGAGGCCGCCGCCATCGAGTCCCAGCGTGACGAGCATGGCCTTGCCCCGGGCGAGATCATGCCGGGCGTCCAGGACCCGTTCCGCAAGGTCTCGGAATAA
- a CDS encoding DUF1192 domain-containing protein yields the protein MDDDFFSSRPEDPLVQLGRQDLDPLSHHELDERIAALEAEIARVRAHQEAASKHRSAADALFKR from the coding sequence ATGGACGACGATTTCTTCTCGTCACGACCCGAGGATCCGCTGGTGCAGCTTGGCCGGCAGGACCTCGATCCCCTGAGCCACCATGAGCTCGACGAGCGGATCGCCGCGCTCGAGGCGGAAATTGCGCGGGTCCGCGCCCACCAGGAAGCGGCGTCGAAGCACCGCTCCGCGGCCGATGCGCTGTTCAAGCGATAG
- a CDS encoding peptidylprolyl isomerase encodes MTLKFALPLLALVAAAPALAAKTQPAPVPAPLPIVAPAEIAADKSNELSLDLSNGGRVVIQLRPDAAPLMVERVKTLVRQGFYNGLSFHRVIPGFMAQGGDPKGDGTGGSPLPDVKAEFNSLPHLRGTVAAARAAEPDSANSQFYIMFVPRVSLDGKYTVFGRVISGMDNVDKIEVGEPPANPTKIVKATLGG; translated from the coding sequence ATGACACTCAAGTTCGCGTTGCCGCTGCTGGCGCTGGTCGCCGCCGCTCCCGCCCTTGCGGCGAAGACCCAGCCCGCGCCGGTGCCCGCGCCGCTGCCGATCGTCGCCCCGGCCGAGATTGCCGCCGACAAGTCGAACGAGCTCTCCCTCGACCTGTCGAACGGCGGGCGGGTGGTCATCCAGCTTCGTCCCGATGCCGCGCCCCTGATGGTCGAGCGGGTGAAGACCCTGGTCCGCCAGGGCTTCTACAACGGGCTGAGCTTCCACCGCGTGATCCCCGGCTTCATGGCGCAGGGCGGCGACCCCAAGGGTGACGGCACGGGCGGCTCGCCGCTTCCCGACGTCAAGGCCGAGTTCAACAGCCTGCCGCACCTGCGCGGCACCGTCGCCGCCGCCCGCGCGGCCGAGCCCGACAGCGCCAACAGCCAGTTCTACATCATGTTCGTGCCGCGCGTGTCGCTCGACGGGAAATATACCGTCTTCGGGCGCGTGATCAGCGGCATGGACAATGTCGACAAGATCGAGGTGGGCGAGCCGCCGGCCAATCCGACCAAGATCGTCAAGGCGACACTCGGGGGCTGA
- a CDS encoding methyltransferase family protein, whose translation MAPVNALQLLTIPWLVSEMLVFRRDAQPGGGERRDRFSRLGLFACIGGGIGLAFQSAAIRWFALPGSPWLWLALGAALMLAGILVRARAVAQLGAYFRTEVTLLDDHRLVTEGLYARIRHPAYTGALLTCAGVGLGTGSLVGLAAMILLPGLAFAWRIRVEERALAERFGGAWTEHRARTAALIPGIW comes from the coding sequence ATGGCACCGGTCAACGCCCTCCAGCTCCTCACCATTCCCTGGCTCGTCAGCGAGATGCTGGTCTTCCGCCGCGATGCGCAGCCGGGCGGTGGCGAGCGACGCGATCGCTTCAGCCGTCTTGGGCTGTTTGCGTGCATCGGAGGCGGGATCGGCCTCGCCTTCCAGTCTGCCGCGATCCGCTGGTTCGCGCTGCCGGGGAGCCCGTGGCTGTGGCTGGCGCTCGGTGCGGCGCTGATGCTTGCCGGAATCCTGGTCAGGGCGCGGGCGGTGGCCCAGCTCGGCGCCTATTTCCGCACTGAGGTCACCTTGCTCGACGACCACCGGCTGGTCACCGAGGGCCTGTATGCGCGCATCCGTCACCCGGCCTATACCGGGGCACTCCTGACCTGCGCCGGGGTCGGCCTCGGCACTGGCAGCCTGGTCGGCCTTGCCGCGATGATCCTGCTCCCTGGCCTCGCCTTCGCCTGGCGCATCCGCGTCGAGGAGCGTGCGCTCGCCGAGCGCTTCGGCGGCGCCTGGACCGAGCACCGCGCCCGCACCGCCGCGCTGATCCCGGGGATCTGGTAG
- a CDS encoding TSUP family transporter, with protein sequence MIDAWLYPALTAVAVLTGFIDAIAGGGGLIMMPALLVSGVPPIMALGTNKLQSMCGTFVAMSNYGRKGLIDWKENLPTALLVFAGAGVGALLVQRIDTRTLSLVIPLLLLANAAYVLLSPRMTDEDAHQRVSSRGYAPVGGAIGLYDGFFGPGTGSFFTATLVGLRGLGLTRATALTKFLNWTSNVASVLLFALGGKVLWTLGLCMAGGAMLGGWLGSHTAMKFGARLIRPLLVTASIGLTIRLLWGWFA encoded by the coding sequence ATGATCGACGCCTGGCTCTACCCCGCCCTCACCGCCGTCGCCGTGCTGACCGGCTTCATCGACGCCATCGCGGGCGGCGGCGGGCTGATCATGATGCCGGCGCTGCTGGTCAGCGGCGTGCCGCCGATCATGGCGCTCGGCACCAACAAGCTCCAGTCGATGTGCGGGACCTTCGTCGCCATGAGCAATTACGGGCGTAAAGGCCTGATCGACTGGAAGGAAAATCTCCCCACGGCGCTGCTGGTCTTCGCCGGCGCGGGAGTGGGCGCGCTGCTGGTCCAGCGGATCGACACCCGGACACTGTCGCTGGTGATCCCGCTCCTGCTCCTCGCCAATGCGGCCTACGTCCTGCTGAGCCCGCGCATGACCGACGAGGACGCGCACCAGCGGGTGTCGAGCCGCGGCTATGCGCCCGTCGGCGGGGCGATCGGCCTCTACGACGGCTTTTTCGGGCCGGGCACGGGAAGCTTCTTCACCGCGACCCTGGTCGGATTGCGCGGGCTCGGCCTGACCCGCGCGACCGCGCTTACCAAGTTCCTCAACTGGACCAGCAACGTCGCCTCGGTGCTGCTGTTCGCGCTTGGCGGCAAGGTCCTCTGGACGCTCGGCCTGTGCATGGCCGGCGGCGCGATGCTCGGCGGCTGGCTCGGCAGCCATACCGCGATGAAGTTCGGCGCACGGCTCATCCGCCCGCTGCTGGTAACCGCCAGCATCGGGCTGACCATCCGCCTCCTGTGGGGCTGGTTCGCCTGA
- the mscL gene encoding large conductance mechanosensitive channel protein MscL has translation MLSDFRGFIAKGNVLGLAVGVIIGAAFGSIVTSLTDDIIMPVIGAATGGLDFSSHFVRLGDIPASYTGSPTDYAALKKAGVPLLGWGQFLTTVVGFLILAFIVFLIVRAAARVMKEEEAAGPSEEVLLLREIRDSLKGPRV, from the coding sequence ATGCTCAGCGACTTCCGAGGCTTCATCGCCAAGGGCAACGTGCTCGGCCTCGCGGTCGGCGTGATCATCGGCGCGGCGTTCGGCAGCATCGTCACCAGCCTGACCGACGACATCATCATGCCGGTGATCGGCGCGGCCACCGGCGGGCTCGATTTTTCGAGCCATTTCGTCCGGCTGGGCGACATCCCGGCGAGCTACACCGGCTCGCCGACCGATTATGCCGCGCTCAAGAAGGCGGGCGTGCCCTTGCTCGGCTGGGGGCAGTTCCTGACCACCGTGGTCGGCTTCCTAATCCTCGCCTTCATCGTCTTCCTCATCGTCCGCGCCGCCGCGCGCGTGATGAAGGAGGAGGAGGCCGCGGGCCCGAGCGAGGAAGTGCTGCTGCTCCGCGAGATCAGGGATTCGCTGAAGGGTCCGCGCGTCTAG
- a CDS encoding exodeoxyribonuclease VII small subunit, whose amino-acid sequence MASAPETLTFEAALARLEEIVRLLERGEAPLDQSIDLYQEGDRLKRLCEERLKSAQARIDAIALGPDGTPAGTRPFDAD is encoded by the coding sequence ATGGCTTCCGCCCCTGAAACCCTGACCTTCGAAGCCGCGCTTGCCCGGCTCGAGGAGATCGTCCGCCTGCTGGAACGCGGCGAGGCGCCGCTCGACCAGTCGATCGACCTCTACCAGGAGGGCGACCGGCTGAAGCGTCTGTGCGAGGAACGGCTGAAATCCGCCCAGGCGCGGATCGACGCCATCGCGCTTGGTCCCGACGGCACGCCCGCCGGCACCCGTCCGTTCGACGCCGACTGA
- a CDS encoding acyl-CoA desaturase, with protein sequence MDEGDRVGTLIGTDADPRVGQVRWDPVHSLWNGGMLAGALAAPFFFSLGGLAVFILGTGAGLLLGHSVGFHRRMIHRSFDCPLWLERTLSWFGTSVGMSGPLWMIRTHDLRDWAQRQHDCHPYLAHRTAMWRDAWWQMHCRLELSRPPVFDLDRIGADPFHRFLERTWMLQQVPIAILLFAGGGIGWVLWGVCARVAISVHGHWFVGHLAHRRGPQTWLVDDAGVQAHDVPWAALPTMGEAWHNNHHAFPGSARIGIYPGQSDWGWQLIRLFRAAGLAWNVRLPSDLPPRPLSAA encoded by the coding sequence ATGGACGAGGGTGATCGGGTGGGAACGCTGATCGGCACGGATGCCGACCCCCGTGTCGGGCAGGTGCGCTGGGATCCGGTCCATTCGCTGTGGAATGGCGGGATGCTGGCCGGAGCGCTCGCCGCGCCATTCTTCTTCAGCCTGGGCGGCCTTGCCGTCTTCATCCTCGGCACCGGCGCGGGCCTGCTGCTCGGTCATTCAGTAGGCTTCCACCGGCGGATGATTCACCGGAGCTTCGACTGTCCCTTGTGGCTCGAGCGGACCCTCAGCTGGTTTGGGACGAGTGTCGGAATGAGTGGTCCCCTGTGGATGATCCGCACCCATGACCTGCGCGACTGGGCGCAGCGGCAGCACGACTGCCATCCCTATCTCGCCCATCGCACGGCCATGTGGCGCGATGCCTGGTGGCAGATGCATTGCCGGCTCGAGCTGTCGCGTCCGCCGGTGTTCGATCTCGACCGGATCGGCGCCGATCCCTTTCATCGTTTCCTCGAGCGGACGTGGATGCTGCAGCAGGTTCCGATCGCCATCCTCCTGTTCGCGGGCGGCGGGATCGGCTGGGTCCTGTGGGGAGTGTGCGCCCGGGTCGCGATCTCGGTCCACGGCCACTGGTTCGTCGGCCATCTGGCGCATCGCCGCGGACCGCAGACCTGGCTGGTCGACGATGCCGGGGTGCAGGCGCATGACGTGCCGTGGGCGGCGCTGCCGACGATGGGCGAGGCGTGGCACAACAATCATCACGCCTTCCCCGGCTCGGCGCGGATCGGCATTTATCCCGGACAGTCGGACTGGGGCTGGCAGTTGATCCGGCTCTTCCGCGCGGCGGGACTGGCCTGGAACGTCCGGCTGCCGAGCGACCTGCCCCCGCGCCCGCTTTCGGCCGCCTGA
- the queA gene encoding tRNA preQ1(34) S-adenosylmethionine ribosyltransferase-isomerase QueA — MRVDLFDFDLPDANIALRPARPRDSARMLLVDGERLEDRTVRDLPNLLRKGDVLVFNDTRVIPAQLEGRVREAKLSATLHKRHDLRSWWAFVRNARRVKPGDVLTFGGGVEAVCEEKGADGALLLRFLGDEPVEVLLHRAGTMPLPPYIASKRPIDAADAEDYQTMFAVKEGAVAAPTASLHFTPRLIEAVDAAGIARETLTLHVGAGTFLPVKADDTDDHQMHAEWGRIDAATADRLNAARDAGGRIIAVGTTVLRLLESAADEHGRIQPFEDDTAIFITPGYRWKAVDGLMTNFHLPKSTLFMLVSALMGLDTMRAAYAHAIKSGYRFYSYGDSSLLLPRR, encoded by the coding sequence ATGCGCGTAGACCTGTTCGACTTCGACCTTCCCGACGCCAATATCGCGCTGCGCCCCGCGCGTCCGCGGGACAGCGCGCGGATGCTGCTGGTCGATGGCGAGCGGCTCGAGGACCGGACTGTCCGCGACCTTCCCAATCTGCTGCGCAAGGGCGACGTCCTCGTCTTCAACGACACCCGCGTCATTCCCGCGCAACTCGAGGGACGGGTCCGTGAGGCCAAGCTCAGCGCGACCCTCCACAAGCGGCACGACCTGCGCAGCTGGTGGGCGTTCGTCCGCAACGCGCGGCGGGTGAAGCCGGGCGACGTCCTGACCTTCGGCGGCGGGGTCGAGGCGGTGTGCGAGGAGAAGGGCGCCGACGGCGCGCTGCTGCTGCGCTTCCTGGGCGACGAGCCGGTCGAGGTACTGCTGCACCGCGCCGGGACCATGCCGCTCCCGCCCTATATCGCGAGCAAGCGGCCGATCGATGCGGCCGACGCCGAGGATTATCAGACCATGTTCGCGGTGAAAGAAGGGGCGGTGGCCGCGCCGACCGCCTCGCTCCACTTCACACCGCGCCTCATCGAAGCGGTGGATGCCGCGGGAATTGCGCGCGAAACGCTGACGCTGCACGTCGGCGCGGGGACCTTCCTGCCGGTCAAGGCCGACGATACCGACGACCACCAGATGCACGCCGAATGGGGCCGGATCGACGCCGCGACCGCCGACCGCCTGAACGCCGCGCGCGATGCCGGCGGGCGGATCATCGCGGTCGGGACCACCGTGCTGCGCCTGCTCGAGAGCGCCGCCGATGAGCACGGGCGGATCCAGCCGTTCGAGGACGACACCGCCATCTTCATCACGCCCGGTTACCGGTGGAAGGCGGTCGACGGGCTGATGACCAATTTCCATTTGCCCAAGTCGACCCTGTTCATGCTGGTCAGCGCGCTGATGGGCCTCGACACGATGCGCGCCGCCTACGCCCATGCGATCAAGAGCGGCTATCGCTTCTACAGCTACGGGGATTCGAGCCTGCTGCTGCCCAGGCGCTAG
- a CDS encoding polyprenyl synthetase family protein — translation MASVAEATDLLSEAKRIAAGVDALFEQALADRCDGRDRLCAAMRHAGIGGGKRLRPLITVAAARLFAIDEDRALRAGAAIEAIHVYSLIHDDLPCMDDDDLRRGKPTVHKAFDEATAVLAGDCFHALAFELLADERTHEDPFVRSELVLELAKASGIDGMGGGQAMDLAAEGETLDLGAITRLQQLKTGALIEYAVEAAVVMGRVAPEGRARYRGYARNVGLAFQIADDLLDHEGDEEAAGKKLQKDAEAGKATFVSLLGADRARQQAQMLVTQAIEHLHGHGEEADLLRAIARYAVERDR, via the coding sequence ATGGCAAGCGTGGCCGAGGCGACCGACCTCCTGTCCGAGGCGAAGCGGATCGCCGCGGGCGTCGACGCCCTGTTCGAGCAGGCCCTCGCCGACCGCTGCGACGGCCGCGACCGGCTCTGTGCCGCGATGCGCCACGCCGGAATCGGCGGCGGCAAGCGGCTGCGCCCGCTGATCACCGTCGCTGCCGCGCGATTGTTCGCCATCGACGAGGACCGCGCCCTGCGCGCCGGCGCGGCGATCGAGGCGATCCACGTCTACAGCCTGATCCACGACGACCTTCCCTGCATGGACGACGACGACCTGCGCCGGGGCAAGCCGACCGTCCACAAGGCCTTCGACGAAGCGACCGCGGTGCTCGCCGGCGACTGCTTCCATGCGCTCGCCTTCGAACTGCTCGCCGACGAGCGCACCCACGAGGATCCGTTCGTCCGCTCCGAACTGGTCCTCGAACTGGCCAAGGCCAGCGGCATCGACGGCATGGGCGGGGGCCAGGCGATGGACCTCGCGGCCGAAGGCGAGACGCTCGACCTCGGGGCCATCACCCGGTTGCAGCAACTGAAGACCGGCGCGCTGATCGAATATGCGGTCGAGGCGGCGGTCGTCATGGGCCGCGTCGCGCCCGAGGGCCGTGCCCGCTATCGCGGCTATGCCCGCAACGTCGGCCTCGCCTTCCAGATCGCCGACGACCTCCTCGACCACGAAGGCGACGAGGAAGCGGCGGGGAAGAAGCTCCAGAAGGACGCCGAGGCGGGCAAGGCGACCTTCGTCTCGCTCCTCGGCGCCGACCGCGCGCGCCAGCAGGCGCAGATGCTGGTGACCCAGGCGATCGAGCACCTCCACGGCCATGGCGAGGAAGCCGACCTCCTCCGCGCCATCGCCCGCTACGCGGTGGAGCGCGACCGGTGA
- a CDS encoding fatty acid desaturase, which translates to MLSDAQRRRQAMIGLGLAAAITAAFVALHVWSVFFLPLEGAGWWLALPIVAVQTWLSVGLFIVAHDAMHGSLAPGRPATNLFWGRLTLLLYAGFWLDRLSPKHFDHHRHVGTERDPDFSVDHPTRFWPWYYAFMRRYFGLREYLVLNALVLAYVLVLKAPLGNLLLFWALPSILSSIQLFYFGTYLPHRHEDAPFADQHNARSNDFPVWLSLLTCFHFGYHREHHLSPGTPWWQLPRRRRELALPA; encoded by the coding sequence ATGCTCAGTGACGCGCAGCGCCGCCGCCAGGCGATGATCGGGCTCGGCCTCGCCGCCGCGATCACCGCCGCCTTCGTCGCGCTGCATGTCTGGTCGGTCTTCTTCCTGCCGCTCGAGGGCGCGGGCTGGTGGCTCGCGCTGCCGATCGTCGCGGTGCAGACCTGGCTCAGCGTCGGCCTGTTCATCGTCGCGCATGACGCGATGCACGGCAGCCTCGCGCCGGGCCGCCCGGCGACCAACCTCTTCTGGGGGCGGCTGACGCTGCTGCTCTACGCGGGCTTCTGGTTGGACCGCCTTTCGCCCAAGCATTTCGACCACCACCGCCATGTCGGGACCGAGCGCGATCCCGATTTCTCGGTCGATCATCCGACCCGCTTCTGGCCCTGGTATTATGCCTTCATGCGGCGCTATTTCGGGCTTCGCGAATATCTGGTGCTGAACGCGCTGGTGCTGGCCTACGTGCTGGTGCTGAAGGCGCCGCTCGGCAATCTGCTCCTGTTCTGGGCGCTGCCCTCGATCCTGTCCTCGATCCAGCTCTTCTATTTCGGCACCTACCTTCCGCACCGGCACGAGGACGCGCCCTTCGCCGACCAGCACAATGCCCGCAGCAACGACTTTCCGGTCTGGCTGTCGCTGCTGACCTGCTTCCACTTCGGCTATCACCGCGAGCATCACCTCAGCCCCGGCACCCCCTGGTGGCAGCTGCCCCGGCGGCGGCGCGAGCTTGCGCTTCCCGCCTGA